The Syntrophaceae bacterium genome contains a region encoding:
- a CDS encoding acyl-CoA dehydrogenase — protein MSSLIVDSRDQRFVLHEMLGVENICRGRFESFAGDTFDMILTEAEKFAKEEIFPVLKDGDHQGCRLENGQVYGPEAFRKGYRLFCEGGWNAMMNHQEHGGQGFPMVLYLACADWFFHNFAFTMYPGLTSGAAELIESYGTEEQKHRYLPKMLSGEWGGTMCLTEAGAGSDVGALTTKAIRQPDGTFLIQGTKVFISCGDHDYVSNMVHPVLARIEGDPEGTKGISIFLVPKFRVNGDGSPGVHNDLGVTKIEEKLGLHGSATCVINFGDNGGCVGELLGKECEGMKIMFMMMNGARMGVGVQGLSGASFSYLQALEYARERLQGTNLLGKSNGSVPIIKHPDVKRMLLWMKSHVEAMRALIYFSGACHDRGELTGDPEEKAKWNGLMEVLTPICKAYCSDMAFRICETAIQVYGGYGFCSEYPVEQILRDEKIGSIYEGTNGIQSLDLVGRKLGMKGGAYFMELIEEMNKVLSRYRDRCPDIVDDVYGAVEVLVNTVLYFGQCGKEGKFAVPLVNAYPFLMMMGKVVSAWFLFWQAGIAAEKLAAMGVDTADRKALKARAKEDREAAFYAGKIAGAAYFIKNVLPEIEGTVKAIRQEDLSILEIAEESFAS, from the coding sequence ATGTCCAGTTTGATCGTCGATTCGAGAGACCAGCGGTTCGTGCTGCACGAGATGCTGGGAGTGGAAAACATCTGCCGGGGGCGCTTCGAGAGCTTTGCCGGAGACACCTTCGACATGATCCTGACGGAGGCGGAGAAATTCGCCAAGGAGGAGATATTCCCGGTCCTGAAGGACGGCGACCACCAGGGCTGCCGCCTGGAGAACGGGCAGGTCTACGGTCCGGAGGCGTTCCGGAAGGGCTACAGGCTGTTCTGCGAGGGCGGCTGGAACGCCATGATGAACCACCAGGAGCACGGCGGCCAGGGGTTTCCCATGGTCCTGTACCTGGCCTGCGCGGACTGGTTCTTCCACAACTTCGCCTTCACCATGTACCCGGGCCTGACCAGCGGCGCGGCGGAGCTGATCGAGAGCTACGGCACGGAGGAGCAGAAGCATCGCTATCTGCCGAAAATGCTCAGCGGCGAGTGGGGGGGTACCATGTGTCTCACCGAGGCGGGGGCCGGCAGCGACGTGGGGGCGCTCACCACCAAGGCGATCCGGCAGCCCGACGGCACGTTCCTGATCCAGGGGACCAAGGTCTTCATCTCCTGCGGGGACCACGACTACGTGAGCAACATGGTCCATCCCGTCCTGGCGCGGATCGAGGGCGATCCCGAGGGGACGAAGGGCATCTCCATCTTCCTGGTTCCCAAGTTCCGGGTGAACGGCGACGGGAGCCCGGGGGTGCACAACGACCTCGGAGTCACCAAGATCGAGGAAAAGCTGGGGCTCCACGGCAGTGCCACCTGCGTGATCAACTTCGGCGACAACGGCGGATGCGTCGGCGAACTCCTCGGCAAGGAGTGCGAGGGCATGAAGATCATGTTCATGATGATGAACGGGGCGCGCATGGGCGTGGGCGTCCAGGGCCTGTCCGGGGCGTCGTTCTCCTACCTGCAGGCGCTGGAGTACGCCCGGGAGCGACTCCAGGGGACGAACCTGCTGGGCAAGAGCAACGGCAGCGTGCCGATCATCAAGCATCCCGACGTCAAGCGCATGCTTCTGTGGATGAAGTCGCACGTCGAGGCCATGCGGGCCCTCATCTACTTCTCCGGTGCCTGCCATGACCGGGGGGAACTCACCGGTGATCCTGAGGAAAAGGCCAAGTGGAACGGCCTGATGGAAGTGCTCACCCCCATCTGCAAGGCCTACTGCTCCGACATGGCCTTCCGGATCTGCGAGACGGCCATCCAGGTTTACGGCGGCTACGGCTTCTGCAGCGAGTACCCCGTGGAGCAGATTCTCCGGGACGAGAAGATCGGGTCCATCTACGAGGGGACGAACGGCATCCAGTCGCTGGACCTGGTGGGACGGAAGCTGGGCATGAAGGGCGGAGCCTATTTCATGGAGCTGATCGAGGAGATGAACAAGGTCCTGAGCCGCTACAGGGATCGCTGCCCGGACATCGTGGACGACGTTTACGGCGCCGTGGAGGTCCTCGTCAACACGGTCCTGTACTTCGGCCAGTGCGGCAAGGAGGGCAAGTTCGCGGTTCCCCTCGTCAACGCCTACCCGTTCCTGATGATGATGGGGAAGGTGGTCAGCGCCTGGTTCCTGTTCTGGCAGGCGGGCATCGCCGCGGAGAAGCTGGCGGCCATGGGCGTGGACACGGCGGACCGCAAGGCCCTGAAGGCTCGTGCGAAGGAGGACCGGGAGGCGGCCTTCTACGCCGGCAAAATCGCCGGTGCCGCCTATTTCATCAAAAACGTGCTGCCCGAGATCGAGGGCACGGTGAAGGCCATCCGGCAGGAAGACCTGTCGATCCTAGAGATTGCCGAGGAGAGCTTCGCATCCTGA
- a CDS encoding NAD(P)/FAD-dependent oxidoreductase, with product MKTWDVIVVGAGPGGSTTAARLAMAGCDVLLVDKERFPREKPCSDIYGRYGADTYKEIGAYDELKEKGFLFPDLALTSPDYTEIRGPNILSLTCPRRIGDNILKETAARRGARVLEEFWVNDLMMDRGRVVGVKAKYEGKFVEYPARIVIGADGSHSWVAKRLGLFRDDYDEVFLAGRAYFADCDPPLRTMEVHYDPYFFPGFVCLSPHPGYGDVVNVGIGYQMTPYVRAKEDVEQLTWKFIETSPFGEKLRKARQVSDWMGWRVPSAGQIGKTYAAGAMLIGDAGSFVDPFILEGVANSVRSGGFAVQTALEALEKGDFSESFLSAYQKRWEEKMKPRLDALQQMALVARNAELLNATFHGLKANPGALKKMFG from the coding sequence ATGAAGACATGGGACGTCATCGTGGTTGGAGCGGGACCGGGCGGCAGCACGACCGCCGCCAGGCTGGCCATGGCGGGTTGCGACGTGCTCCTGGTGGACAAGGAGCGGTTCCCCCGGGAGAAGCCCTGCTCGGACATCTACGGGCGTTACGGCGCCGACACGTACAAGGAGATCGGCGCTTACGACGAGCTCAAGGAGAAGGGATTCCTGTTCCCGGACCTGGCGCTCACCTCCCCGGACTACACGGAAATCCGCGGCCCGAACATCCTCAGCCTCACCTGTCCCCGCCGGATCGGCGACAACATCCTCAAGGAGACGGCCGCCCGCCGGGGGGCCAGGGTCCTGGAGGAGTTCTGGGTCAACGACCTGATGATGGACCGCGGGCGGGTGGTCGGCGTCAAGGCCAAGTACGAAGGCAAATTCGTCGAGTACCCGGCCCGGATCGTCATCGGAGCCGACGGCAGCCACAGCTGGGTGGCGAAGCGCCTGGGGCTGTTCCGGGACGATTACGACGAGGTTTTCCTGGCCGGCCGGGCCTATTTCGCGGACTGCGACCCTCCCCTCCGGACCATGGAGGTGCACTACGATCCCTATTTCTTCCCGGGATTTGTCTGCCTGAGCCCGCATCCCGGTTACGGGGACGTGGTCAATGTGGGAATCGGCTACCAGATGACGCCGTACGTCCGGGCAAAGGAGGATGTCGAGCAGCTGACGTGGAAGTTCATCGAGACAAGCCCCTTCGGGGAGAAGCTGCGCAAGGCCCGGCAGGTCAGCGACTGGATGGGGTGGCGCGTCCCGAGCGCGGGGCAGATCGGGAAAACCTATGCTGCCGGCGCGATGCTCATCGGCGATGCCGGAAGCTTCGTCGATCCGTTCATCCTCGAGGGCGTCGCCAACAGCGTGCGGAGCGGCGGCTTTGCCGTGCAGACGGCCCTGGAGGCGCTGGAGAAGGGCGACTTCTCCGAGTCCTTCCTGTCGGCATACCAGAAGCGCTGGGAGGAGAAGATGAAGCCTCGTCTCGATGCTCTGCAGCAGATGGCCCTGGTCGCCCGGAACGCCGAGCTCCTCAACGCGACCTTCCATGGCCTGAAGGCCAATCCGGGGGCCCTGAAGAAGATGTTCGGCTGA
- a CDS encoding FAD-dependent oxidoreductase, with protein MPNQAEPVDLEIIQEDGAPARLKKVASPVMRTQVCVNCGACLRACPTGAIHELQRQICRLCPDCADSPVMFPRDMEELTAESCAGACPIGHFPEGYVNMVADGEFEKAWRLIASVNPMPSVLGRICSRPCEEACKRGKLIEAALPIRAMKRLVSDMAHEKGWVEKGRYPRKYDERIAVVGAGPAGMAAAHYLAVAGYEVVVYDASPSFGGMLTRTVPSFRLPADVIERDFSTIIGRGITFRPNVEVGKSPSIADLLGREFDAVLVASGAPRGSRLSLPGAGFMGVFSAVDFLTSVKAGIPIRVGEKALVIGGGSVATDVARTLLRLGATEVSLACIEGECEMPAMSWEVEEARSEGVTFIHSALPVRIGGDWQKVQWVEMDPVTRFSIGENGIKCDTDCAGRFLLDADTVVFAVGQKTDRGVFENTPGIEINGGGRVRIDPDTQMTTLEGVFLAGDVVEAKGSVIEAVASARRAAASIDAWLRGRAAPVGKEKPPLGAPLEEKIFPVRLEKLSVAGIPSLMPDDAVTCFEEVEGVLDVAEAREDARRCMKCGYVDVDHELCIGCGTCASVCPRGDVIRLEAPQTGEKALPGEEEVRS; from the coding sequence ATGCCGAACCAAGCGGAACCCGTTGATCTTGAGATTATCCAGGAAGACGGCGCCCCGGCCCGATTGAAGAAAGTTGCGTCCCCCGTCATGAGGACGCAAGTGTGCGTCAACTGCGGCGCCTGCCTCCGGGCTTGTCCCACCGGGGCGATTCATGAGCTCCAGCGGCAGATATGCAGGCTCTGCCCAGACTGTGCCGACAGCCCCGTCATGTTCCCGCGGGACATGGAGGAGTTGACGGCGGAGTCTTGCGCCGGGGCCTGTCCCATCGGACACTTCCCGGAGGGCTACGTCAACATGGTCGCCGACGGGGAATTCGAGAAGGCGTGGAGGCTGATTGCATCCGTGAATCCCATGCCCTCCGTTCTGGGGCGGATCTGCTCGCGTCCCTGCGAGGAGGCCTGCAAGCGGGGAAAACTGATTGAAGCCGCCCTGCCCATCCGGGCCATGAAGCGGCTGGTGTCGGACATGGCCCATGAAAAGGGCTGGGTGGAGAAGGGACGCTACCCCCGGAAATACGACGAGCGAATCGCCGTGGTCGGTGCCGGGCCGGCGGGCATGGCGGCGGCGCACTACCTGGCCGTGGCGGGCTATGAAGTCGTGGTGTACGACGCCTCGCCGAGCTTCGGGGGCATGCTCACCCGGACGGTGCCGTCGTTCCGGCTGCCTGCGGACGTGATCGAGCGGGATTTCAGCACCATCATCGGCAGGGGAATCACCTTCCGGCCGAACGTCGAGGTCGGGAAGAGCCCTTCCATCGCCGACCTTCTCGGCCGAGAGTTCGACGCGGTCCTCGTGGCCTCGGGCGCCCCCAGGGGATCCAGGCTCTCGCTTCCCGGCGCCGGGTTCATGGGCGTTTTCAGCGCCGTCGATTTCCTGACCTCCGTCAAGGCCGGAATTCCCATCCGGGTTGGAGAAAAGGCGCTGGTCATCGGCGGCGGCAGCGTCGCCACCGACGTGGCCCGAACGCTGCTCCGGCTGGGGGCGACGGAAGTCTCCCTCGCCTGCATCGAAGGGGAGTGCGAAATGCCGGCCATGAGCTGGGAGGTCGAGGAAGCCCGGAGCGAAGGCGTGACGTTCATCCATTCCGCCCTGCCGGTCCGGATCGGCGGCGACTGGCAGAAGGTCCAGTGGGTGGAGATGGACCCGGTCACCCGGTTTTCCATCGGCGAGAATGGAATCAAGTGCGACACCGATTGCGCCGGACGGTTTCTCCTCGATGCCGACACGGTCGTCTTTGCCGTCGGACAGAAGACGGACCGGGGCGTTTTCGAAAACACGCCGGGCATCGAGATCAACGGGGGAGGACGGGTCCGGATCGATCCGGACACACAGATGACCACGCTGGAGGGCGTTTTCCTCGCGGGCGACGTCGTCGAGGCGAAGGGCTCCGTTATCGAAGCCGTGGCCTCGGCACGCCGGGCCGCCGCTTCCATCGATGCCTGGCTGAGAGGGCGGGCTGCTCCTGTCGGAAAAGAGAAACCGCCCCTGGGTGCGCCCCTGGAAGAAAAGATCTTTCCCGTGCGGCTGGAGAAGCTGAGCGTCGCCGGTATTCCCTCCCTGATGCCGGACGATGCCGTGACCTGCTTTGAAGAGGTGGAGGGTGTCCTGGATGTCGCCGAGGCCCGGGAGGACGCGCGGAGATGCATGAAATGCGGTTACGTCGATGTGGACCATGAGCTCTGCATCGGGTGCGGAACCTGTGCCTCGGTATGCCCGAGGGGCGACGTGATCCGGCTGGAGGCGCCGCAGACCGGGGAGAAAGCGCTGCCGGGCGAGGAGGAGGTGCGGTCATGA
- a CDS encoding 4Fe-4S binding protein, translating to MSSDVYARLRRFLDALPAGFPETPSGTEIRILKKMFTPADAEFVMNLKDTPEPAADIALRIGTDEAEAEARLEELSRKGLIFKTYRDDRRLYQAYQFAIGLYEFQVNRLDREFCELYEEYLPYLALSQARLTGQHRVIPVESSLQETSSVTPYNRIREIVRGEELISLSPCICKQERHMLGQPCDKPQEVCMMFGHFARFYIDNGYGRPIGVEEALRVLDVAEENGLVLTCSNARKLETLCCCCTCCCPMLKNIKGLRSPARYILSYYRAVMDQNACVGCDACIGICPMDAIGSGEDVPELNEKRCIGCGLCVSKCPAGALSLAELQDRKEPPPTIEGVMERMAAERGLR from the coding sequence ATGAGCAGCGACGTATACGCCAGGCTGAGGCGCTTTCTGGATGCCCTGCCCGCCGGGTTTCCCGAGACGCCCAGCGGCACCGAGATCAGGATACTGAAGAAGATGTTCACCCCGGCAGACGCGGAATTCGTCATGAACCTGAAGGACACCCCGGAGCCGGCGGCGGACATCGCCCTTCGCATCGGGACCGATGAAGCCGAGGCTGAAGCCAGGCTGGAGGAGCTGTCCCGGAAAGGGTTGATCTTCAAGACATATCGCGATGATCGGCGCCTGTACCAGGCCTACCAGTTCGCCATCGGGCTCTACGAATTCCAGGTCAACCGCCTGGACCGGGAATTCTGCGAGCTCTATGAAGAATACCTTCCGTATCTTGCGCTGTCGCAAGCCAGGCTGACCGGCCAGCACCGCGTCATCCCCGTCGAGTCCTCCCTGCAGGAAACCTCGAGCGTCACCCCCTACAACCGGATTCGCGAGATCGTCCGGGGGGAGGAGCTGATCTCCCTGAGCCCCTGTATCTGCAAGCAGGAGCGGCATATGCTCGGTCAGCCGTGCGACAAGCCGCAGGAGGTCTGCATGATGTTCGGCCATTTTGCCCGCTTCTACATCGACAACGGCTACGGTCGGCCCATTGGCGTGGAGGAGGCGCTGCGGGTGCTGGATGTCGCGGAGGAGAACGGCCTGGTGCTCACCTGCAGCAACGCCCGCAAGCTGGAGACCCTTTGCTGCTGCTGCACCTGCTGCTGCCCCATGCTGAAGAACATCAAGGGCCTGAGGAGCCCGGCCCGGTACATATTGTCTTACTATCGCGCGGTCATGGATCAAAACGCCTGTGTCGGCTGCGATGCCTGCATCGGGATCTGCCCCATGGATGCCATCGGATCCGGCGAGGATGTCCCCGAACTCAACGAAAAGCGCTGCATCGGGTGCGGACTTTGCGTGAGCAAATGCCCCGCCGGCGCTCTCTCGCTCGCGGAGCTTCAGGACCGGAAGGAGCCCCCCCCCACGATCGAGGGCGTCATGGAGCGCATGGCAGCGGAGCGCGGGCTTCGATAA
- a CDS encoding TetR/AcrR family transcriptional regulator gives MKTKKPGILSRAGQRRQREKEGRRDAILKAAMALFASEGYRQASMERIADEAEVSIGTVYINFKSKEEILAHLMDEIAYEIRKIVGDNFRASEDPYEGMRKSGIAFMTEFCQQYPEKIIILYRESVGKSPLLEAHREKMHKQLINDLQGAVETLKEKSGFRFRSDLSSEIIATCIGGMYERIAYQFIIWQDRTDELDEASEEVVDFLIGGIDALRKK, from the coding sequence ATGAAAACAAAAAAACCGGGCATCCTGTCCAGGGCCGGACAGAGAAGGCAGCGGGAGAAGGAGGGCCGGCGCGACGCCATTCTGAAGGCGGCGATGGCCCTGTTTGCCTCGGAAGGCTACCGGCAGGCCAGCATGGAGCGCATCGCCGACGAGGCCGAGGTGTCCATCGGCACCGTTTACATCAACTTCAAGAGCAAGGAGGAGATCCTGGCTCACCTGATGGACGAGATCGCCTACGAGATCCGCAAGATCGTCGGCGACAACTTCCGGGCCTCCGAAGACCCCTACGAAGGTATGAGGAAATCTGGCATCGCCTTCATGACGGAATTTTGCCAGCAGTACCCGGAGAAGATCATCATCCTGTACCGGGAGTCGGTGGGGAAGAGCCCGCTCCTCGAGGCGCACCGGGAGAAGATGCACAAGCAGCTGATCAACGACCTGCAGGGCGCCGTCGAGACGCTCAAGGAGAAGAGCGGCTTCCGCTTCCGCAGCGACCTGTCCTCCGAGATCATCGCCACCTGCATCGGCGGGATGTACGAGCGGATCGCATACCAGTTCATCATCTGGCAGGACCGCACGGACGAGCTGGACGAAGCGAGCGAGGAAGTAGTCGATTTCCTGATCGGGGGGATCGACGCCCTGCGGAAGAAATAA
- a CDS encoding transcriptional repressor, producing MEKETIIQRLKEKGLSITNPRLAIIDVLVEQGHLHPGASFIYSEARKKHGSLSLSTTYATINEFNRHDIIKALEFDGRENRCEVNLDEHINLICDRCGKIIDYKPPISVNRTEVAKTTGFVITGNRSEYYGFCEDCSKDQDSASPEGKPRKRRS from the coding sequence ATGGAAAAAGAAACGATCATTCAACGGTTGAAGGAGAAAGGCCTCAGCATCACAAATCCGAGACTGGCCATCATCGACGTGCTGGTTGAGCAGGGGCATCTTCATCCCGGCGCGTCCTTCATTTACAGCGAGGCCAGGAAAAAGCACGGAAGCCTGAGCCTTTCGACTACATACGCCACGATCAACGAGTTCAATCGGCACGACATCATCAAGGCACTCGAGTTTGACGGAAGGGAAAACCGGTGCGAAGTCAATCTGGACGAGCACATCAATCTCATCTGCGACCGATGCGGAAAGATCATCGATTACAAGCCCCCCATTTCCGTCAACCGGACGGAGGTGGCAAAGACGACGGGTTTCGTTATCACGGGTAACCGCTCTGAATATTACGGATTTTGTGAGGACTGCAGCAAAGACCAGGACAGTGCTTCTCCCGAAGGAAAACCGCGCAAGCGCCGTTCCTGA
- the katG gene encoding catalase/peroxidase HPI produces the protein MSENSKSPSAGNGRNPMAGRGTTNRDWWPNQLNLKILHQHDKKSNPMDPSFNYAEEFKKLDLAALKKDLYGLMTDSQDWWPADWGHYGGLFIRMAWHSAGTYRMGDGRGGGGRGNQRFAPLNSWPDNVNLDKARRLLWPIKQKYGRKISWADLMILAGNCALESMGFKTFGFAGGREDIWEPEEDVYWGSEEEWLATSDKPKSRYAGERELENPLAAVQMGLIYVNPEGPDGNPDPVASGRDVRETFARMAMNDEETVALVAGGHTFGKCHGAGPATHVGPEPEAASIEEQGLGWKSSFGTGKGGDTISSGIEGAWKPNPTKWDLGYLRVLFQYEWELVKSPAGAHQWLAKDVNERDMIVDAHDPSKKNRPMMTTADLSLRFDPVYEPIARDYLKNPQKFADAFARAWFKLTHRDMGPRSRYLGPEVPAEELIWQDPIPAVNHKLIGGREITSLKRKILASGLSVSELVSTAWASASTFRGSDKRGGANGARIRLAPQKDWEINQPARLAKVLKTLESIQNAFNRVQTDGKKVSLADLIVLAGCAGVERAAKNAGHKVKVPFTPGRMDASQEQTDAASFAVLEPKADGFRNYLKAKYSVSAGELLVDKAQLLTLTAPEMTVLVGGMRVLDANFGQSRHGVFTRRPETLTNDFFVNLLDMGTTWKATAEDDDVFEGRDRRTGELKWTATRVDLIFGSNSQLRALAEVYGWEDSREKFLHDFVAAWNKVMNLDRFDLARA, from the coding sequence ATGAGTGAAAACAGCAAGTCCCCGTCAGCGGGAAACGGACGCAACCCCATGGCCGGCAGAGGCACGACAAACCGCGACTGGTGGCCGAACCAGTTGAACCTCAAGATACTTCATCAACACGACAAGAAAAGCAACCCGATGGATCCGTCTTTCAACTACGCGGAGGAATTCAAGAAGCTCGATCTTGCAGCCTTGAAGAAGGACCTCTATGGACTGATGACCGACTCGCAGGACTGGTGGCCCGCCGATTGGGGCCACTATGGGGGGCTCTTCATCCGGATGGCATGGCACAGCGCCGGCACCTATCGGATGGGCGACGGCCGCGGCGGCGGCGGGCGCGGCAACCAGCGTTTTGCTCCTCTCAACAGTTGGCCGGACAATGTCAACCTCGACAAGGCGCGCCGGCTCCTCTGGCCGATCAAGCAGAAGTACGGCCGGAAAATCTCCTGGGCCGACCTGATGATCCTCGCCGGCAACTGCGCCCTGGAGTCGATGGGATTCAAGACCTTCGGCTTCGCCGGCGGACGTGAGGACATCTGGGAGCCGGAAGAAGACGTCTACTGGGGCTCCGAAGAGGAATGGCTGGCGACGAGCGACAAACCCAAAAGCCGTTATGCCGGTGAGCGGGAGTTGGAAAACCCCCTGGCGGCCGTGCAGATGGGCCTGATCTATGTAAACCCGGAAGGCCCGGACGGTAACCCGGATCCGGTCGCCTCCGGACGTGACGTCCGGGAAACCTTTGCGCGCATGGCCATGAACGACGAAGAAACCGTCGCGCTTGTCGCCGGGGGTCACACTTTCGGCAAGTGCCATGGCGCCGGTCCGGCGACCCACGTGGGACCCGAGCCCGAAGCCGCCTCCATCGAAGAGCAGGGCCTCGGCTGGAAGAGCAGCTTTGGCACCGGCAAAGGCGGCGATACGATCTCGAGCGGCATCGAGGGCGCCTGGAAGCCGAACCCGACCAAATGGGACCTTGGCTATCTGAGGGTGCTGTTCCAGTACGAGTGGGAACTGGTCAAGAGTCCGGCCGGTGCTCATCAGTGGCTGGCCAAGGATGTAAATGAGAGGGACATGATCGTCGACGCCCATGATCCGTCCAAAAAGAACCGGCCGATGATGACCACGGCGGACCTCTCCCTTCGCTTCGATCCTGTCTACGAGCCCATCGCGCGGGACTACCTGAAGAATCCCCAGAAATTCGCCGACGCCTTTGCCCGCGCGTGGTTCAAGCTGACCCACCGCGACATGGGCCCCCGCTCGCGCTACCTCGGCCCGGAGGTCCCGGCAGAGGAACTGATCTGGCAGGACCCCATCCCCGCCGTCAATCATAAACTGATCGGTGGACGGGAAATCACCTCCCTCAAGCGCAAAATCCTGGCTTCCGGCCTGTCCGTGTCGGAGCTGGTTTCAACCGCCTGGGCGTCTGCATCCACCTTCCGTGGCTCCGACAAGCGCGGTGGGGCAAACGGGGCGCGCATCCGTCTGGCGCCGCAGAAGGATTGGGAAATCAACCAGCCCGCCCGGCTGGCGAAGGTGCTCAAGACCCTGGAGAGCATCCAGAACGCGTTCAACCGCGTGCAGACAGACGGCAAGAAGGTATCGCTGGCTGACTTGATCGTGCTGGCCGGCTGCGCGGGCGTCGAGCGGGCCGCGAAGAATGCCGGTCACAAGGTGAAGGTTCCCTTCACGCCGGGGCGGATGGACGCCTCGCAGGAGCAAACCGATGCGGCCTCGTTCGCCGTGCTCGAGCCGAAGGCGGACGGTTTCCGAAACTACCTCAAGGCCAAATACAGCGTATCGGCGGGAGAGTTGCTGGTTGACAAGGCGCAACTGCTCACGCTGACGGCACCCGAGATGACGGTTCTCGTCGGCGGCATGCGGGTCTTGGATGCCAATTTCGGACAGTCCCGGCACGGTGTATTCACCAGGCGGCCGGAGACGCTCACCAACGACTTCTTCGTGAACCTGCTCGACATGGGCACGACGTGGAAGGCAACCGCAGAAGACGATGACGTGTTTGAGGGTCGCGATCGCCGAACGGGCGAACTCAAGTGGACCGCCACCCGTGTCGACCTGATCTTCGGTTCGAACTCCCAACTCCGGGCCCTGGCGGAAGTCTACGGATGGGAGGACTCCCGGGAGAAGTTCCTGCACGACTTTGTCGCGGCGTGGAACAAAGTCATGAACCTTGACCGTTTCGACCTTGCCCGAGCCTAG
- a CDS encoding acyl--CoA ligase, with the protein MNIATYFRMRAREFGSNPVAIDGNRKTTYDQLEEISNKIANGLKEAGIRPGERGIIYLPNCTEYFYFLYGALKAGIVPIPLNYRFQKEELRYVLKDSGAVAVFTLSQHAAVMSELQKEEGCIRQIVIADGDDPKPGMVLLKDILARYPGETEIHPALDDDLAMIMYTSGTTGRPKGVRQTHRNNIVSAEGFAYTQRITSTDRFFCIAPLFHVGGTIASLAAILTGGAVVFTPGGWSPTGFLETVEKNKVTWAFLVGLMGAQLATVENLETYDLSSLHHVAFGGSPIPAAMYAKFESKFEVRTLELYGRTEHVGSSINYDSNDTRVPGSVGKLLSQIMKGKLVDSEGKEVPPGQPGELVVIGDNITPGYWNKPEDTEKLFTSDGWQHTGDVFVQDENGYLFFKERVDDMIISGGENIYPGEIIPVLAGHPKVAEAFVLGIPHDDWGQQVAAVIVKKDPSLTEQEIFDYCSSRKDLSGYKKPRVIKFVETMPKNAAMKIDKGVLVQLFKK; encoded by the coding sequence GTGAATATCGCAACGTATTTCAGAATGAGAGCGCGGGAATTCGGCAGCAATCCGGTGGCCATCGACGGCAACCGGAAAACAACCTATGATCAGTTGGAAGAGATATCCAATAAGATCGCGAACGGACTGAAGGAAGCGGGAATCAGGCCGGGGGAGCGAGGGATTATCTATCTCCCCAATTGCACCGAATATTTTTATTTCCTGTACGGCGCCTTGAAGGCCGGAATCGTACCCATTCCGTTGAACTATCGATTCCAGAAGGAAGAGCTCCGGTATGTCCTGAAGGATTCGGGCGCGGTCGCCGTCTTCACCTTGAGCCAGCACGCTGCCGTCATGAGCGAATTGCAGAAGGAGGAAGGCTGCATCCGGCAGATCGTCATCGCCGACGGGGACGACCCCAAACCGGGAATGGTCCTCCTGAAGGACATCCTGGCCCGATATCCCGGAGAGACCGAGATCCACCCGGCCCTGGACGACGATCTGGCCATGATCATGTACACCAGCGGGACGACGGGACGTCCCAAGGGCGTCCGGCAGACCCACCGCAACAACATCGTCAGCGCGGAAGGATTTGCCTATACCCAGCGGATCACGTCGACCGACCGGTTTTTCTGCATCGCACCGCTGTTCCATGTCGGAGGCACGATCGCTTCACTGGCGGCGATTCTTACAGGCGGAGCCGTCGTGTTTACGCCGGGTGGATGGAGTCCGACGGGATTCCTGGAGACCGTGGAGAAGAACAAGGTGACCTGGGCATTCCTCGTGGGTCTGATGGGTGCCCAATTGGCCACGGTTGAAAACCTGGAAACGTATGACCTGAGCTCCCTGCACCATGTTGCATTCGGAGGATCGCCGATTCCGGCAGCGATGTATGCGAAGTTTGAAAGCAAATTCGAAGTCAGAACACTGGAGCTTTACGGACGGACGGAGCATGTCGGTTCATCGATCAACTATGACTCCAATGACACAAGGGTGCCCGGATCCGTCGGGAAGCTCCTGAGTCAGATCATGAAGGGCAAACTGGTCGATTCGGAAGGGAAGGAAGTCCCTCCGGGGCAGCCGGGAGAGCTGGTGGTCATCGGCGACAACATCACCCCCGGCTACTGGAACAAGCCGGAAGACACCGAGAAGCTTTTCACATCCGACGGCTGGCAGCATACGGGAGACGTTTTCGTTCAGGACGAGAACGGTTATCTCTTCTTCAAGGAGAGAGTGGACGACATGATCATCAGCGGCGGCGAGAATATTTATCCCGGCGAGATCATTCCCGTGCTGGCAGGCCATCCCAAGGTGGCGGAGGCCTTTGTCCTCGGAATTCCGCATGACGACTGGGGGCAACAGGTGGCCGCCGTGATCGTGAAGAAGGATCCGAGCCTGACGGAGCAGGAGATCTTTGATTATTGCAGCAGCCGGAAGGATTTGAGCGGCTACAAGAAACCGCGGGTGATCAAATTTGTGGAGACGATGCCGAAGAATGCTGCCATGAAGATTGACAAAGGGGTTCTGGTACAGCTCTTCAAGAAATAA